The Cuculus canorus isolate bCucCan1 chromosome 3, bCucCan1.pri, whole genome shotgun sequence DNA window GCGGCCCTATTTCACCAGCTCAAGGATAgccttggttactataggaataagtataagcattggcctttctgcataccagtgccctgtgttatcacttctagagagaaactgtctgaaaaacatgcagttagctttcagaaaatgaagtgatTTAGGCAAGACTGAATTAGAGGCACAAAACTTACTCTAATTTAACTCCAACCACAACAAGAACAAAAGAGTGACCTCTTCTGCTGGGGCTTGGTAGCTGCCCATGCTGAGAATGATGTTGGTGTTGGCTGGCAGCAAAGTATGATCGGGAACCACCTATAGCAGTCTGGTAGGATGGAGGACCCACAGCTGTATGGCCCCAGGTACAGTTGATTAgatctgcagagagaaaacatttgGTGCTTGATGATCCACTGCTGGAGAAATGTACAGGCTAAACAGAGCATGCCAGCGGGCAGGCTCCGAAGGGAGAGAGAGCAGACAGCCAGGGATGGTTACCTGTAGGCACAAGGCATGAGTCTGTCTTTTCAGTTGTGTGGCTCCATTATGTACTGGAGATAAAAAACATCTAATTGTTTCTGAAATACCTTCTTGCAGGCTCCTCATGTCATTCATATGCGAGCTGGGGTGAGAATGGGAGAGGCTTCCTTGCAGGACACTATAATCCTTGATGGTCTTACAGATGCTTTTTATCAGTATCATATGGGTATAACAGGTAAGTGGTGACAgaccagaaaatgaaatagttaaatgaggaggggaaaagaattCACTGATAGGAAATTTCAGAAGTCTGAAGTTTCAAAGAAGGTGTTTCAAGCTGTCCTTAAATTGTagttgtgaaaaagaaagaaactccTAATATTGAAAGGTATTGAAGGCgttttctgctgcatttgtAAAGCTActgttttgggatttttttgtatgAGCTAATCTCTCTGCATCTCTTTTGCATCtgagaaatttcatttaatttcaggaaaaataaactaatcCATGCATGTAACTGAAGCATTCAGCAGCACAGATTTACACTGGGGGGGAATTGCATATAGTGTGGACACGTGGTTTTGCAACTTCATTCAGCTTATTGCACCCTGGATGGGAGAGTTGACTTATAAAACAAAGTAACTTCAGAactgttcccttctctgaagTACCTTTAGAGAGATCTGTGTGTAATAGTTCATAGAGgcaataaaataagaaagtttgtttgcatttgtatttacCTTGATATACCATCTGGGAGGAGCTCGCACCCAGAAATTTTCAccctcaaaagaaaacatagtaGAGAATCGTGAGCAAACAAAATGAAGGAATTGGAATGTAGGCCGTTCAATAAGCTTAGCTGCTCACTACAGAGAACATTAATGACTGACTTTGTACTTACAGTTGTACAACTTAAAATTGTAGCTTTTTCTGATGGCAGCTTGCATTTTGTTcctatttcagctgaaaatgtggCCAATCAGTGGCAGGTCAGCAGAGCAGAACAAGACCAACTTGCTGTACTGTCACAAAacagggcagaggcagcacagaaagctggCTATTTTAcgaaagaaattgttcctgttCTTGTCCCTTCTAAAAAAGGTAGGTGTGAATGGATAGCGAAAgctgattttaaagaaaaacctgttttctgctgtgtctTCTGTGATCAGTGGATGGTTCCGTAGTTATGCAGCCtcttctggaagctgctcagcGACTGCGTAGCCTGTTGCTCTCTTTTTCAACTCTCAGTGGTTATTTTTTGCAGTAAGAGAGAAACAGTGCAAATGTGGAATATCTAAATGTAGCTCTCTGCAAATAACTGTAACTATCTGTTTTGTTGGAGATGTAATTACTACCCAGGCCAATGGTTGCATTAACATAGGCTCGGATTTGGTAccaaaatcagtattttttgtttcattagaCTCCTGCTGCACCAAACTTAACAGTCCCACAGATCTGGTAAACCTCGCCCACCTAGTAAAATACACAGTGACAATAATTAGGGCTAGTAGTTAATTAACTATGTCAGTTTACATACATTATgtataatgtttttctttaggGCTATTAGTGATATAAATAGTAGTATTATTGTGCTTGAGCCAAAGGTCTGTTTCTAGAGGGGGGGAATTCTGCCAGCTCCTTGGGAGATGGATGCAAAACCTGaattttccaaacagaaatcaAGAATCAATTGTTCAATATTTGCATTCAGTAGATTATGTGGGAAAAGTTCTGGCATCAGGCTGTTTACAAACTAAAGAACGGCTTTCCCTGTACCAGTTTAGATAATAATATTTAATGACACTTGACTAGTCTTTGGGATGAGATTCCTACAGGTACCATTTGGAAGATAGCTGtctgcatggaagagaagccATTGGCTTGGGAACAACAGGAACAAAGATATGCTTTGGTACAACTAGGCAGAATTTGAGTTGTTAGGGTTTGTTTCAGGATACCCAGCTGTCTGTCCTGCttggagcagctggaaggagcTTCAGCCAATTGCACTGAGTTGGAAGCTTGACTCCAACAGAAGAATAGCTTGTTGGTTAAAAGGAATATAGTGTATATTCCCAATCAGCCTGTTGTTTGCACCAGCTTTGAGACGTGTGTGTGATTAGACCCTCCATTGAGTATAACACTCTGTTTTGCAGGTCCTATAGAAGTGAAAACAGATGAACACCCTCGACATGGGAGCAACTTGGAAGCAATGGCAAAATTAAAGCCCTGTTTCCTGACAGATGGAACTGGGACTGTAACAGCAGCTAATGCTTCAGGTTGGTCTATTAGGCTAAAgccaaaatggaaaagaacagtAGCTACTTGTGGCTCAAGGCAGGGTCTCTGCGAGGGGTTAGGCTGTCCTGTGGTTACTGCTGaatgtgttttgcagaaaatggCAACGTGTTTCACAGCATAGATGGAACTCGACTGCAGTGGAGGACTTTTTTACAGAGTTGTCTGTggcttgcttgctttctgtgaAGCAAGTGTTTGGACCATACCAGTCATATTTGACAGGCTGGAACAAATAGAAACTACATCCTCTCTTTTTAAAGCGAGCTATCTAGTGGTTTCTAATACTGCACGTCTGAACAAAGTTAATCTCAacaattaatttttgaaaatgttactcCTGTGGGACTGACTTCTGCCACTGGCAGCTTTGAAACGCCTTCCTTGGGGCTTAAGCTGCCTCTTCCAGAGGCAAATCTAATGTGCTCCTTTTTCAGGTCGTGCCTCAGTcatgggtagatgaggtgctcagggatgtggtttagtcgtggacaggtacggttggactatgattctatgaattcttcCACCTGCTCTTTCCAAACAGAAACCACAGATGTGTCACGTTTACAGCAGTATAGAGATGTTAGCTGTTTGAAGTGTTTGTCAGAGGTCATACTTGGCTGATGTGAACAACACTGACTTAAACCAATAAAAACTTGtgattttctttgtgaagttGTGTAAGCAGGGAAAGGGAGTACAGTACAACAAAGACATACAAGTTGTTTGTCATTCCACAGGTTTAAATGATGGAGCTGCAGCTGTAATTCTAATGAGGAAATCAGAAGCTGCTAGGAGAGGTCTTATGCCTTTGGCTCGGATTGTATCTTGGGCTCAGACAGGTATCGATCCATCTATAATGGGAGTAGGGCCCATTTCAGCAATAAAGAAGGCTGTAAGTAATTGTCTATGTATCTATTATGTAAAACTTCCtgcttttaattgcttttcattttctggccACATCTTGGTTTTTCTGTATTCTAAGGAAAACTTAGTAGGAAAACTAGACTAACTGAAAACAAGACTTAAAATAGCAGAGAGTATGTAATAGTGCTATCAGGCTAGTCCCTAGTtgttgggaaaaagaaaaaatatctaggTGTATGAATGGAGGTCAGAGCATTAACTAATTTGGTTTGTGAAAGGCCACCTAATAACCTAGGAGGCTAAAGACCAAATTTCATGGATGTGTATACTAACTTAATTTGGGGATGGTTTGGTCCTGCTACGCATGGGTCTGGTGCTGTGTCTGGCCAGGTTAATTTTCAGATTGCTGCCTGATTATATTTGCAGTAGTACAACACTGAGGGAAGGGCCAGTGAGTGCATCTCCATTACCAAATTTGATGGTGCcctttgtgttttggtttgccCTGCAAAAAGGTGGAGGGTGCCAATTGGATTCCTTTCAGGTGAAACTGAACAGGAAGGTGCACTCCAGAACCATATCTAATCTACTTAGGCCTTCTTAGTATTATGTATGCTGTGCAAAAGGCCTTATTTTGTTCATCTCTGAAATATCCTGGCAACGCAAAAGCCTAGCCTGACCTCACCCAGTGTCTGAGGCTTTCAATGGGAAAATCAGAACTGTAATGCTGAAGCATTTTCTTACCAAACTTctcttttaaatgaagaatGCTATAAATGTATAAACAATACACATTTTTAGTTTCAATTGAAGAACAGACAAGCTGTATTTAACGGTACCTATCATTTTACAGGTACCATGAAAAAAGGGCACACTACTTACTTCTTAGTGTAAACTTTGTAGTGTTACCAAACACTTCACACCCTCCGTATATTATCAGTTTATCTCTTCAGACTATCATAGCAACACTTTATAGTGAGAAAATGACTAAGCTGCGCATATTAGTGTTCCAAGAACATTGTAAATCTTAAAGATGGGACGTTCCCCAGATGGTGGACTGTTTCTACATCTCTACAGTATGTAGTAGAAAGAAGCTCTCCTCCTTGACTATAGTCTTGGAGATGCACCAGCCTGGCTAGCTGGTTGTGAAGCATTGTTGCTGATGCTTCTGCGGTTAAAGCATTGTTACTAGAAACAAAAtgagtggaaataaaaatgtaagtacATGAAACATGCCTAAGCCTGTACACAAGTAGCCAACTGCACCATAAGTTACTCAAGCAAAAACATGAGTCAATCTCCATTGGCAGGCGAGACCAAACAAATTACACTTGACACCCGTCACTAACAGTcatttcactgctttctttgtaaaaagtctgcATTATGCAGAGAATCTCTAATTGAACCAGAGTTATGTCtgaaaaacttgcttttcatttgttaaaaCCTACTTTTGAAAACGGTGCTTTCTCAAACTACATACAGGTCAATTCCCACAATTGCATCACCACCACCACGTTACATtagtcaagattttttttaagagcagtGTGTTACACTGTACTGACTTGCTAACACTGAAATTGCATGTGTTGTCTTTAAGAATTGTCATCAACCTTAGCtataaaaaaaacttgtttccAGATTGGATGGAGCGTTGGGCAGtctcatctagtgggaggtgtccctgcccacggcagggcggttggaactgaatgggctttaagctttcttccaactcaaaccattctgattctatgatctattgAGAAGTGGTGGCTTCAAATCACCCAACTGAAGTCTTACGAAgatcttcctctgctgctgaagacCTGAGAAACAATAAagcctgtgtttattttctcagcTTGACAAAGCCGGCTGGACTTTGGAACAAGTTGACCTGTTTGAAATTAATGAAGCCTTTGCATCACTCTCTGTTGCAATATCAAAAGAACTGAAAGTAAATCCAGAAAAGGTAATGGATATATTTGAGGCCATAACTAGTTTGCCTCCTGTAATTCAAGATGGCTCTAGTCTGTGCATCTGGGTCCTTTTGTCATCACTTTTCTGTTAAGCAAAGCGGAAGGAAACCCCAGTAGGCATCCCCTTTGGTATTCTGCTGCAGCCTTGCTTTACTACCAAGCACCTTCTTCCTAACTGCACAAGCTACAACTTCAGTGCAGTGGATTTATATAAAATCTAAGGAACTACTCTAGCACGCTCATAATTAACATCGGAATTTGAACTTGCTGCTGGAGGCATTTGCCACTGTATTCTTCCAGTGATAGCAAAACCCAAGTGTTACTGTCCCCAAGCTGACCTCAATTAGCACCTTCTCTTCAGAAAGTAGATTTTATAGGGAAGAAACAACAGCACCCGTTGCATCTATGTTTAATTTCTCCATGAAATGGAGAGTTTCAGGTTTACTCACAATGAAGGCCGGTATCCAGTGAAGTCCTTCATGTTGAAACTCAACTAAGCTAGTTCCATGATTCTTTAACTTGACCTTCTCTatgggctttttattttctagattaATATCCAAGGTGGAGCTATTGCTCTCGGTCACCCTCTTGGCGCCTCTGGTTGTCGCATCCTTGTTACTCTTCTATATGCACTGGAACGAACAGGTGGAAAACGTGGCGTTGCTGCTCTCTGTATAGGAGGAGGAATGGGAATAGCCATGTGTGTTGAGAGATGAACAAACAGCTACCAactttgaaatacttttaactaactttgaaatacttttaacTAACTTTGAAATAACTCACTAATAAACTTCTAATTATGGAGgttactttttttgttgtccctaaaattaattactttttgcCCCTCAGTCATTGCCTTGCCAGAAGATTAGTGGCTACCGCAGGCCCTCCTGTTAACGCACCCTAGAGTTTACATTCTCAAGGCAAGGACCAACCTcactttcaaaaattaattattctcaAGAAAATAGCAGCAGCATTCAACCACttgttttattaacattttagtTACAAGAGTGGGAAACATGAGTTAGACGAACATAAATAAATCCTAAGTTATTCTTCAAGTGCTCCAGAGTGAACTGCATCCTCATAGCACCCTCTCTCTTCTTTAGTTTCAGGGTGCAGTTTAATAAGATCATCAATTCGAAGAATAGTAATTGCAGCTTCTGTTGCAAACTTTAGGCTCTTAGTTTTAACCACCGTTGGTTCAAAAACACCAGCTTGCTTGTTATCACGAGGTTTTCCATTGATCAAGTCAAGGCCAATCCTGCACATAAGAAATATTGTTAGATAGAGAGGTAAAAAACAAGTACAAACATAGCTGGGAGTATGCTGTTTAACTACTACTGGGTCCCAGGGACACATACATAGGactgaaggagaggagaaaattgCACTGATGGCCTACACCCTTTTCTTAAAGGCAAATCGTGGTTTGGCATACTGGCCTAACAAATTTCCATCTCTATCATCAATCCACTTCATACCTTCTACAGATAAATACTTACCATTTCAGATTTTTGCGATCTGGGTTAACTTGAGCCTCGTTGTGGAATGCTCTCAGCTTTGCAACGAGGTCTGTCGCATCTTGAGCTGCATTTACTGCCAATGTGTTTGGAATTACTAAGAGGGATCTTGCAAATTCTGCTATTGCAAGTTGTTCGCGTGATCCctacaataaagaaaaagcttttaaaccaACTGCTGCAACAAAAGATCTAAAATTACAGCCATGATCATCAACAGGAGGGGGTTTTGACCTGCAAAACCTATTTTTAGGCCAAAGAACCGTACAGTCTTATTATCTGAGAAAGAATAATTCATAGCCttcattt harbors:
- the ACAT2 gene encoding acetyl-CoA acetyltransferase, cytosolic, which produces MSTDPVVFVSAVRTPVGSFNGGLAALPAHELGAAAVREALRRAGLAPEEVSEVILGQVLTAGAGQNPVRQASVAAGIPYSVPAWSCQMICGSGLKAVCLAAQSILTGDSSIVVAGGMESMSKAPHVIHMRAGVRMGEASLQDTIILDGLTDAFYQYHMGITAENVANQWQVSRAEQDQLAVLSQNRAEAAQKAGYFTKEIVPVLVPSKKGPIEVKTDEHPRHGSNLEAMAKLKPCFLTDGTGTVTAANASGLNDGAAAVILMRKSEAARRGLMPLARIVSWAQTGIDPSIMGVGPISAIKKALDKAGWTLEQVDLFEINEAFASLSVAISKELKVNPEKINIQGGAIALGHPLGASGCRILVTLLYALERTGGKRGVAALCIGGGMGIAMCVER